The genomic DNA ATGGGATCGTGTATGCCGGTTCCACCGGCGGGCGTTTTGTGGCCGTGGAAGCCGCCACTGGAAACGAGCTTTGGTCCATCGAGACCCGTTTTGGATTCGCCGCCTCGCCGGTTGTCGGCGAACAACTTGTGTTCGTGGCCGACGACGGCGGCGAAGTGCGAGCGCTCAACCGGCGTTCGGGCGAGATGGTTTGGGAGTGGAGAAACGTCGCCCCCAGCATCGTCGGCTCACCCTTGTTGCTGGGAAACCGGTTGCTCGTCCCCGATTACGACGGCATGTTACACATCATCGAAGCCGACACGGGTCAAGTCCGCCAAACCCTGAAGCTGGGCGCAGATGTGAGCGCCTCGCCAACCTGGGACGGCGAGCGGATTTACCTGACCACGCAAGACAGCGAAATTTTTGCCCTGCAGCCGACCGCTGAGGCCGCCAGTCTCCTGCTCAACCTGCTTTGGGAGAAGGAACTCAACGATGTGAATGAGTTCAACGCGCCATCGGCAGACCCGGTCTATGCCGACGGCAAACTCTACGCTCTTTTGCACGAGGGCGACCTGGTTGCAATTGAGATGGAGACGCAGAAGAGCAATCGCCTGCTTCAACTCGGCGAGACGGTTGACGGGCCGGCGCCGGTTGTGCATGGAGGCAATTTGTATCTCGTTACCGACAAAGGAAAAGTGGTAGCGTTTGATCTCAACACCCGGCAAGCGATCTGGCAGGTGAGGGTTGGAGGCCAATTTAATTTTGGCCCGGCAGTGGATGGCGAGCATGTTTACGTCCAAAGCGCCGGCGTTAACAGCCAGGTGACGGCCTTGGATGCCGTCACCGGCCAAACCGTTTGGACGCAACCTATTGAGAACGGCGCGGGTTTCGTGGCGCTGACTGAAGAAACATTGTTCGCAACCGGGCGCAACATTTACGCCCTCGACCGGGCTACCGGCGAAGAAAAATGGCGGTCAGAGCCGTTCCTCAGTTTAGGGAGTCTGGCAGTTTACGATGGCGTTCTTTACGCCGGCGGCTCGGACGGCGAGACTGTCACGCTCATCGCCCTGAACGCAACAACGGGCAAGACGCTTTGGAAGCAGGATGACCCGGTTCTGTTTTTCAAAAACCGGCCAAGTTATGACCCGGCTACCCACACGATTTTTATCGGCGCGAAGGATGGCAAGCTCTACGCCTACAACGCCGAAGACGGCGCGTTGCGCTGGCGCTTTCAGGCTGACGCCGCCATTCAGAGCAACACTCACCTGCAAGAGGGCGTGGTGTACTTCACAACTTTCAGCGGCACAACTTATGCTGTTGACGCTCAAACCGGCTCTTTGCATTCAAACTTCCGGCCCGGCACAGCCGTGAACACTTTCGTCGGCCCGGTCGTTTTGCCCGGCCTCGTATTTGCCGTCAATGGCACAACACTTTACGCATTGGCGGTAGAAAGATAAGTGAACAATGTTCGGGCGGAAGTTCAACTTCCACCCGCGCTTTATTATGCCCAACCTCCTCGGCCTCGCCCCGCGCCTCCTGCGCGCCCTCAGCCAACTGTTTTGGGCGCTGATGCGTGACGCCTGGGAAATGATGGTGTGGGGCAATGTCCGCGCCGGCTCCATCTCGTTGGCCGACGCGCCCCGCAGTTTCCGTCTGCTTATCCGGTTCGGCTTGTGGCTCACCCTCCTTCTCTGCCTCGCTCTGCCCCTCAGCGACTTCTGGCGCGCCCTCTCTCCTCTGCAACCGCTCATACTCTACACGAATGCTTTGGCCGGGCTGTACGTTCCCATCCTCATCGTCCCCGTCATCATCGGCCTGCTGGCCCTGGCCTGGGCCTACTTGTTGTGCGGCGCGCTTCACGCCCAGTGGGTTGCCAAACTTGCCGCCCTGCTCCTCTTCGCCCTCTTCAACTTCAGCTTCGTGCTTCACCTGTTGAGCGATGTCCTGCTTGAAATAGCAATAACGTTCGGCGGCCTCGGCCTCAATCTGTGGAGCACCCTGGCCTTGCTCATTCAAACCGGGTGCTGGCTGGCGCTGTTGGCGCTGTTCGTCATCCGCTGGCGGCGTCCCGTCCGGCCCGGCCTGGAATTTCCGATCGTCCTCGGCCTCATCGCCCTCATGTTGTTCACCAGTTACTTTGGCATCCAACTCAGCGGCCAGGCTCTCCAGTCCACGTCTTCGTCCAACGCGCTCCTGCTCACCGAAGCCCTGGACGCCATCCTCAACTTTCTTGTGCCATACCTGGTGCTGGGCGGCGTCGAAATGGCCGGGCTTGGCCTGACGCTCACTCAGGCCATCGCAGGCCGGATGAAGAACGCTCCAGAACCGGGAACGGGCCGGGCAAGGCGGCTGTGGATCGCCGGGTTGGCCGTCGTGCTGGTGGGTCGCTTCATCGCCCAATGGATCGTCCCGCTCTTCAACGGCGACGAGATCGCCTTCAGTTGGGGCGCCGTCGTCATTGCCCTGCTTCTGCTGGTCATCTTCGTCCGCGCTCAACGCCCCTCCCCGCCCGACGAACTGCCCTGGTGGATAGTCCCGGCGCTGGCCCTCATGCTGTTTGCGGTTTTCTTCGTTCTTCAGGTCAACGCCCTCATTGCCCAACTGTTCGCCGTCGTCGCCATCGCCTTCAATCTCAATCCCGACCTTATCTTTGGCATCTTCGTGCGCCTCACTAATGCCATCAGCCTGTTGCCGACCGAAACCTTTGCCGCGCTTTTCGCCCTGTTCCTCGGGTTGGCAATGTGGCTATGGGCCGCGATCAAGCGCCGTCCGTTTCCGGGGCGCGCCCTGTTTCTGTTCGTGTTCAGCCTGTGGGCATTCTGGGGGGCCGTCACCCGGCCCGGCCGGCCGCTGGGCGCGCTGTCATTTCGCTACGAACACTTCTCCACTTTCATGACGTTGATTCTGACAAGCATTTTCGTCACAGCCGCCCTCGCCCGCCGATTGTCTCCGCGCCGGCTGTTGTATTTGACGGCGGCCACGATTCTGCTGTGGGCGCTTGAGTTTCGCGATTTTCTGGCCGACCCGCTCTCGCCCCTGTTTGGCCTGTTGGGAGCCGGGGTCGCCGTCGTCAGCGTTGGCATCTTTCTCAATGTCATGTCTGCCGGGAACCGCTTCAGCCTCAACACCGAAGCCCGATCGTTTCCGCGCCAGTCTCGCAGCTTGATGTACTTCGGTTACGCCTTGTTGGTCGTCATCACCATCAACTGGCTGGCCGCCTCCCACAACGCCGACCAGATGGCCCAGAACAACGTCGTCACCAACGGCGGGTTCCAGATCATCGGCCTGCCGCTGGCCTTGTGGGCGCTAATAACCGGAAGCGCGACCATGATGGGCGAGAGCGCGAGAAAAGAGCCTGACGCTCGCGATAATTTGTCCCCCGCCGTTTAACACGTCAATTCTCTTTAGCATCCGGAATGTAACGTGACACATTGGATGTGACTGCATTTTCTGCCGGAATGAATTTGAAAAGTAAATTTTCTGCTACCTGTTGTTGACAGGACTAGGCATTTTGTCATATAGTCCCATTGTTTATACATAGAAGCAATAGCAGGGTATTAGTGCGATTGAGTCTCAGCCAGGTAAGTTGACCTTAACCACCAAACCGTCTCATTGGCATCTTGAAATTGCGCCGGTGAGACGGTTTTCGTTAGTGGCGAGATAAGTCGGAAGGCGCAACTATTGGCGTGGCGGTGGTCGGGATGGCCGTTGCACAGCGCCAAGTCCAAGTTGGAAATAACTACATAAGGGAGGTCTCCACCTATGATGCGCGGGATAATTAATACCAGTCTACAGTTTCGCTTCCTGGTGCTTGTGGTCGCCGCCGTGGCGATGGTCGGCGGCATTGTCCAACTCCGGAACATGCCGGTGGACGTTTTGCCCGAATTTTCGCCTCCGTACGTTGAAATTCAGACCGAGGCCCTCGGGTTATCCGCAGAAGAAGTGGAGCAGATGATCACGGTTCCAATGGAGCAAGACCTGCTTGCCGGGGTTGCCTGGGGCAACGTCATTCGCTCCGAGTCTGTTCCCGGGCTGTCATCGGTCGTCATCTTCTTCGAGCCGGGGACCGACCTCTTCCGCGCCCGGCAGATGGTGTCCGAGCGCCTGTCACAGGCGGCAGTCGGGTTGCCCCACGTTTCAAAACCGCCGACAATGATTCAGCCCCTCTCCTCATCCAGCCGGTTTATGATCATCGGGCTTTCCTCGAATGACCTGTCCCTGATCGAGATGTCGGTGCTTGCCCGGTGGGTGATCAGCCCTCGCTTGTTGAGCGTGCCAGGGGTAGCCAACATCGCCATCTGGGGCCAGCGCGAGCGGCAACTTCAGGTGTTGGTTGACCCGGAACTGTTGCGCGCTCAGGGTGTTTCGCTGGAGCAAGTCGTCGAAACCACCGGAAATGCGCTGTGGGTGTCGTCACTCAGCTTTTTGGAAGCCTCGTCGCCCGGAACGGGAGGCTTCATTGACACTCCCAATCAACGGCTTGGAGTCTGGCACGTCCTGCCCATCTCCTCACCCGAAGACCTGGCGCAAGTGCCCGTTGACGACGCAAAGTCGCTGGTGCTGGGCGACGTGGCCGAACTGGTGGAAGATCATCAGCCACTGATCGGGGACGCGATCATCAACAACAGCCCCAACCTTTTGCTCGTCGTCGAAAAGCTGCCGGGGACGAACACTCTCGAAGTGACGAAGGGAGTGGAAGGCGCGATCGAAGCCTTACGGCCCGGCATGGCCGGCATCAAGTTTGACGCCTCACTTTTCCGGCCGGCCACCTTCATCGAGATGGCAATTGCCAATCTCACCCGGACGCTGATCATCGCCGCCGTGCTGGCCGTTTTGGTTCTGGGCGTCTTTTTCTACGGGTGGCGCACGGCGCTGATCAGCTTGGTGACTATCCCGCTGGCTCTGGTCGCCGCGCTGCTCGTGCTCTACCTGCGCGGGGCGACGCTCAACACGGTATTGTTGGCCGGGCTGGTGATCGCCCTCGGCATGATCATTGACGACGCCGTCGTAGATGTCGAGCACATTATGCGGCGACTGCGAAGCCAGCCTCGCCAGGGCGAGGCGTCGTTGGTGGACACTGTTCTCGAAGCCTCCGCCGAAATGCGCAGTTCCCTCTTCTTCGCAACGCTGATCACTCTGCTGGCGGTGACGCCGATCTTCTTCATGGAAGACGCATCCGGCGCATTGTTCCAACCGCTAGCCATCTCTTATGCGCTGGCGGTGCTGGCCTCCATGGTCGTCGCGCTGACGGTTACACCGGCGCTGAGTCTGATTCTGTTGCCCGGCGCGTCTACCGCCTCGCCGGAGCGCCGCGAATCCCCGCTCGTCGCCTGGCTACAAGGCGTCTACGACGGGGCGCTTTCGCCGTTCATCCAAAGGCCGCTTCTGGCGTACGCAGTCGCCGCCATCCTGGTGGTGGCCGGCCTGGCGATGGTGCCGTTCCTCAGTCCGAAACAATTGTTGCCCTCGTTCAAGGAACCGTACATTTTGATTCAATTGGATGGCGCGCCCGGCGCGTCCCACACGGCCATGAGCCGGATCGTGGCGCGGGCCAGCAGTGAACTGAAATTGATAGACGGAGTCCAAAACGTCGGCGCTCACCTGGGGCGAGCGGTGTTTGGGGATCAGGTGGTCGGCATCAATTCCGCCGAATTGTGGGTCAAAGTAGATCCCCAGGCCAACTATGAGACGACGGTGACCGCCATTCAAGAGATGGTTGACGGTTACGCCGGGCTGGATCATCAGGTAAAGACCTATTTGCAACAAACGCTCAGTCCGTCCTCAGACAGCGCCAGCAACGGTCTAGCCGTGCGGGTCTATGGCGAGGATCACGAAGACTTGAGCGAGGAAGCGGTGAAGTTGCAACAGGCCCTGGCAGGGATTAACGGCGTCGTTAATTCGAGAGTGGATTTCCCGGTTGAGGAAGCGACTCTGGAAATCAAGGTGGATTTGGCCGCCGCTCAGGAGTATGGCATTAAACCCGGCGATGTCCGCCGGGCGGCCGCCATCTTGTTGTCGGGCCTTCAAGTCGGCGCGCTCTTCGAGGAGCAGAAGGTGTTTGATGTTGTAGTGTGGAGCCAGCCCGACGTGCGCCAGAGTCTGACCGACATTCGCGAGCTTTTGATCGCCACGCCCAACGGCCATGTGCGTTTGGGAGACGTG from Chloroflexota bacterium includes the following:
- a CDS encoding efflux RND transporter permease subunit, with the protein product MMRGIINTSLQFRFLVLVVAAVAMVGGIVQLRNMPVDVLPEFSPPYVEIQTEALGLSAEEVEQMITVPMEQDLLAGVAWGNVIRSESVPGLSSVVIFFEPGTDLFRARQMVSERLSQAAVGLPHVSKPPTMIQPLSSSSRFMIIGLSSNDLSLIEMSVLARWVISPRLLSVPGVANIAIWGQRERQLQVLVDPELLRAQGVSLEQVVETTGNALWVSSLSFLEASSPGTGGFIDTPNQRLGVWHVLPISSPEDLAQVPVDDAKSLVLGDVAELVEDHQPLIGDAIINNSPNLLLVVEKLPGTNTLEVTKGVEGAIEALRPGMAGIKFDASLFRPATFIEMAIANLTRTLIIAAVLAVLVLGVFFYGWRTALISLVTIPLALVAALLVLYLRGATLNTVLLAGLVIALGMIIDDAVVDVEHIMRRLRSQPRQGEASLVDTVLEASAEMRSSLFFATLITLLAVTPIFFMEDASGALFQPLAISYALAVLASMVVALTVTPALSLILLPGASTASPERRESPLVAWLQGVYDGALSPFIQRPLLAYAVAAILVVAGLAMVPFLSPKQLLPSFKEPYILIQLDGAPGASHTAMSRIVARASSELKLIDGVQNVGAHLGRAVFGDQVVGINSAELWVKVDPQANYETTVTAIQEMVDGYAGLDHQVKTYLQQTLSPSSDSASNGLAVRVYGEDHEDLSEEAVKLQQALAGINGVVNSRVDFPVEEATLEIKVDLAAAQEYGIKPGDVRRAAAILLSGLQVGALFEEQKVFDVVVWSQPDVRQSLTDIRELLIATPNGHVRLGDVADVRIVAAPTVIRREAISPYLDILFDVQGRDVAAVTSNIKATLQEFPFRLEYHAVVLGEQSTQQAAQQRILLAAVVAVIGIFLLLQASFDSWGLAAATFVTLPAALAGGAVAAIAGGGPLSLAALFGLLAVLGIAARHSVLLVGHYRRLEQEGEAFGSGLALRGARERLSPMVMTTLTTGLILLPFIFSGNIPGLEVARPIAIVILGGLVTSTLLSLFVMPALYLRFGARPAPESASLPLGAQPSLGSSAD
- a CDS encoding PQQ-binding-like beta-propeller repeat protein encodes the protein MSTLTPLPKRESWLGCFTIAISLLGLSLCICLALVFTAADLVPSQLDRYVNLEPGQASLYRVTYAGGSQGFLSQNVVRPDTDAIPYARLQGEGGQAVQIQSIFTNWQGSGQTITSKDFYARGRSQLLLIARHLQGNVNLFQPAISIWADDLFAQPLSNETTLNGNALSYRLSRQGEETVTLPNGEAVSAVIVLIEWRFQDQLYDQTLSWFVRDVGLVRSEESDGQGNLIQQLELLNSTRLSGAAAPPILQSSSSVAVFREDLARTGAHPAVILPNADFKIVYRLKAEQPFTASATVADGLLFAADQSGVLTAYEAGQGAPRWQFTAGGALVAAPAVANGIVYIGASDKTLYALETQHGLYLWSRRFGDNVATSPVIADGVLFLGVEDRTFHALDATTGETLWSFTAGDRIVSSPALSGDLIFFGSDDSILYALNRISGEARWRFSLDSPVAAAPAVSADGIVYAGSTGGRFVAVEAATGNELWSIETRFGFAASPVVGEQLVFVADDGGEVRALNRRSGEMVWEWRNVAPSIVGSPLLLGNRLLVPDYDGMLHIIEADTGQVRQTLKLGADVSASPTWDGERIYLTTQDSEIFALQPTAEAASLLLNLLWEKELNDVNEFNAPSADPVYADGKLYALLHEGDLVAIEMETQKSNRLLQLGETVDGPAPVVHGGNLYLVTDKGKVVAFDLNTRQAIWQVRVGGQFNFGPAVDGEHVYVQSAGVNSQVTALDAVTGQTVWTQPIENGAGFVALTEETLFATGRNIYALDRATGEEKWRSEPFLSLGSLAVYDGVLYAGGSDGETVTLIALNATTGKTLWKQDDPVLFFKNRPSYDPATHTIFIGAKDGKLYAYNAEDGALRWRFQADAAIQSNTHLQEGVVYFTTFSGTTYAVDAQTGSLHSNFRPGTAVNTFVGPVVLPGLVFAVNGTTLYALAVER